The window CGATGCGCCGTGGGCTGTTGGGAGCGGGAGGAATCAAAAGAATTACGTAACCGATGGGCCCTTCTTGCATCGAGCGGCAAACGGGGATCTTCTGATGCTGTGGTCAAGCCACGGAGTGAACGGTTATGCGATCGGCATCGCCCGTTCGGCAAGCGGTGACATTAAGGGGCCTTGGGTGCAGGACTGCGAGACGTTATTCGGGCAAGACGGCGGTCACGGCATGTTGTTTACCACGTTCGAGGGGGAATTAATGCTAGCCATTCATAGACCGAATAAGACTCCGAATGAGAGGCCGCTATTTTTGCCAATTACTGAGGAGAACGGCAGGCTAAGCATTCAGCGGCAATTCCGCAATCCGATTGCCCTGCAGAGGGCGGACCCTTGGATTTACAAGCACACGGACGGTTACTATTATTTCACCGCTTCCGTTCCCGAGTTCGACTGTATCGAGCTTAGAAGGGCAAGAACGATTCAGGAGCTTGGGGCCGCCGAACCGACGGTCATTTGGCGAAAACACGTGAAGGGCATAATGAGCGCGCATATCTGGGCGCCTGAAATTCACTATATCGACGGCAAATGGTACATCTATTTTGCCGCCGGAAGCACGGATGAGAACGAGAAGGAAGTATGGCAGCACCGCATGTACGTCCTTGAAAATGATGCGGCCAATCCGCTGGAACCGACATGGGTGGAAAAAGGGCAGCTTCGGACCCATTGGGAGTCCTTCTCATTGGATGCTACAACCTTCGAGCATCGTGGAGTAAGGTATTTGGTTTGGGCGCAGCAGGGCCCTGACACGCAAGGGAATTCCAAT is drawn from Paenibacillus sp. V4I7 and contains these coding sequences:
- a CDS encoding glycoside hydrolase family 43 protein, whose protein sequence is MQRQFRNPIALQRADPWIYKHTDGYYYFTASVPEFDCIELRRARTIQELGAAEPTVIWRKHVKGIMSAHIWAPEIHYIDGKWYIYFAAGSTDENEKEVWQHRMYVLENDAANPLEPTWVEKGQLRTHWESFSLDATTFEHRGVRYLVWAQQGPDTQGNSNLYIAEMSDPWTIRDQQVLLTKPEYAWETIGFRVNEGAAVLKKNGKIFISYSASATDSNYCMGLMTALDTSDLLDPHSWTKSPEPVFQTSEETGQYGPGQNCFTLSEDGSTDILVYHSRSYKQIVGDPLYDPNRHTHAQVLNWNEDGTPNFGIPK